One Ficedula albicollis isolate OC2 unplaced genomic scaffold, FicAlb1.5 N00433, whole genome shotgun sequence DNA segment encodes these proteins:
- the LOC101810647 gene encoding LOW QUALITY PROTEIN: zinc finger protein 572-like (The sequence of the model RefSeq protein was modified relative to this genomic sequence to represent the inferred CDS: substituted 2 bases at 2 genomic stop codons), whose protein sequence is MEEEKKPWRSFTKRRGCKPSPGSCEEERPSLSPEGGRRSRQSSELVEKPHGGEKPHKCLECGKDFSWSSDLIRHHRVHTGEKSHKCRECGKXFSHSSNLVRHQRIHRGERPCECGKCGKSFCTISDLLQHQVIHTGERPYTSLECGKNFGWNSTLRKHQLIHTGERPYKCPECGKRFQTSSTLLRHERIHAEERPFPCPDCRKGFKCNSHLIRHQRIHTLKRPXECPECGKSFSDSSALTKHQWRHH, encoded by the exons atggaggaggaaaaaaaaccctggagaTCCTTCACAAAAAGGAGGGGCTGCAAACCTAGCCCAGGGAGCTGCGAGGAGGAAAgaccctccctgtccccagaagGTGGCCGgagatccaggcagagctcagaacTGGTGGAGAAGCCTCATGGAGGAGAGAAGCCCCACAAGTGCTTGGAATGTGGGAAGGATTTCAGCTGGAGCTCTGACCTGATCCGGCACCACAGGGTCCACACTGGGGAGAAGTCCCACAAGTGCAGGGAATGTGGGAAGTGATTCAGCCACAGCTCAAATCTGGTCCGGCATCAGAGAATCCACAGAGGGGAACGGCCCTGTGAgtgtgggaaatgtgggaagagTTTCTGCACAATATCTgatctgctgcagcaccaggtgATCCACACTGGAGAACGGCCCTACACCTCCTTGGAATGTGGGAAGAACTTTGGGTGGAACTCAACCCTGAGAAAACACCAGCtcatccacactggggagaggcccTACAAGTGtcctgagtgtgggaagaggtTCCAGACCAGCTCCACTCTCCTCAGACATGAGCGGATTCACGCAGAGGAGAggcccttcccctgccctgacTGCAGGAAGGGATTCAAGTGCAACTCCCATCTCATCAGACACCAGCGCATCCACACACTG AAGAGGCCCTAAGAGTGTCCTGAGTGTGGGAAAAGTTTCTCAGACAGCTCAGCCTTGACCAAACACCAATGGAGGCACCACTAA